The following proteins are co-located in the Eleginops maclovinus isolate JMC-PN-2008 ecotype Puerto Natales chromosome 1, JC_Emac_rtc_rv5, whole genome shotgun sequence genome:
- the tmem240a gene encoding transmembrane protein 240 → MHMITTTMIFMILGASVVMAIACLMDMNALLDRFHNYILPHLRGEDRVCHCNCGRHHVHYVIPYDGDHSLVDSSENYFVSDSVTKQEMDLMLGLLLGFCISWLLLWLDGVLHCAVRAWRASRYYDTPSWSWLPQFCNLRDLRRRAQLRQLEDSSGNMVHIKQKLYHNGHPSPRHL, encoded by the exons ATGCATATGATCACAACCACCATGATTTTTATGATTCTTGGTGCTTCAGTTGTAATG GCGATAGCCTGTTTAATGGACATGAACGCACTACTGGATCGCTTTCACAACTACATCTTACCGCATCTACGAGGGGAGGACCGCGTCTGCCACTGCAACTGTGGAAG GCATCATGTCCACTATGTAATCCCATATGATGGGGACCATTCCTTGGTGGACTCTTCAGAGAACTACTTTGTGAGTGACAGTGTGACCAAGCAGGAGATGGACTTGAtgctggggctgctgctgggctTCTGCATCAgctggctgctgctgtggctggACGGAGTCCTACACTGTGCTGTCAGGGCCTGGAGGGCGAGCCGCTACTACG ATACCCCGTCCTGGTCATGGCTTCCCCAGTTCTGCAACCTTCGAGACCTCCGTCGCCGAGCCCAGCTCAGACAGCTGGAGGACTCCAGTGGCAACATGGTCCACATCAAGCAGAAGCTCTACCACAACGGCCACCCTAGTCCCCGCCACCTCTga
- the LOC134868905 gene encoding ATPase family AAA domain-containing protein 3-like, which translates to MSWLFGWWRGSGSPTLEEQVTAAAAEGAGGAAGGSGGGRPGDKWSNFDPTGLERAAKAARELDKSRHAKEALGLARMQEQTVQLEHESKLKEYEAAVEQLKGEQIQLQAEERRKTLVEETKQNQARAQYQDKLARQRYDEQLRQQQFLNEESLRKQEESVLKQESMRKATIQHEMELRHKNDLLRIEAEAKARAQVERENADIIREQIRLKAAEHRQTVLESIKTAGVVFGEGFRAFISDGDKVTATVAGLTLLAAGVYSARNATAVAGRFIESRLGKPSLVRETSRITVVEGIKHPITTTKRLRSRPQDALEGVVLSANLEERVRDIAIATRNTRQNKGLYRNILMYGPPGTGKTLFAKKLALHSGMDYAIMTGGDVAPLGRDGVTAMHKVFDWASTSRRGVLLFVDEADAFLRKRSTEKISEDLRATLNAFLYRTGEQSNKFMLVLASNQPEQFDWAINDRIDEIVNFGLPGQEERERLVRLYFDKFVLGPATTGRQRLKLAQFDYGQKCSEIAVRAEGMSGREISKLGVAWQAAAYSSEDGVLTEAMIDSRVEDAVKQHAQKMDWLLMEAGAGVGKFGVIVPKKMAAEVTAQEAAPLAPTEDTTPTIQQVLPLINVVGSAAQAEAAALPTELEAEAILKEAATLVKESEAIAVGTPGLHETVETIVETASASPLVQEVEAIKDLTEEVVGTAVATDTVVPEGKDVVADVIGTESVPASSAEETVAVSKEKPSADVAVQETEAIEAVKEEKDVLAHSETTVAAVAQEEKLDAVVSNVVQEQEATVVEVSQETVVQETESATVAGVDSEATKAAEDVATDATKVAEEIASNVAQVSESLANIAKEAEVIASDVARVADAVATVSEEIEAAVTKEVEALESSDVKDSNEVLGESVSETLEITKEAQGVVTNVIKESEILATELVKEVEPVMAETEAKEAEVTSAEVSEEAEVTSAEVSKEAEVIAAEVSKEEAKPAAVSKEAEVMPEEVTKAAEVTTEEVTKAAKVTTEEVTKAAEVTTEEVTKAAEVTTEEVTKAAEVTTEEVTKEAEVLTTKEADTVTTEDVKLTETTEVGAQTSSATEKSAASQTSTEEVETEKPVSNEQSRDDKDKPQAKPSPKK; encoded by the exons ATGTCGTGGCTCTTCGGCTGGTGGAGGGGCTCCGGTTCGCCGACGTTGGAGGAGCAGGTAACGGctgcagcagctgaaggagCCGGGGGAGCAGCAGGAGGTTCAGGGGGAGGTAGACCCGGGGACAAGTGGAGCAACTTCGACCCGACTGGGCTGGAGAGAGCTGCAAAAGCTGCAAGGGAGCTCGACAAATCAC gTCATGCCAAAGAAGCGCTTGGTTTGGCTCGTATGCAGGAGCAGACTGTACAGCTGGAGCATGAGAGTAAATTGAAA GAATATGAGGCTGCTGTGGAGCAGTTAAAGGGCGAGCAGATACAACTCCAGGCCGAAGAGAGACGCAAAACACTGGTAGAGGAGACAAAGCAGAACCAGGCG AGGGCACAATATCAAGATAAGCTTGCCAGACAGAGATACGATGAACAGCTCAGGCAACAG caatTTCTCAATGAGGAGAGCCTTCGCAAACAAGAGGAGTCAGTCCTAAAACAGGAGTCCATGAGAAAAG CTACCATTCAACATGAAATGGAGCTGAGACACAAGAATGACCTGCTCCGTATTGAAGCGGAGGCCAAGGCCAGAGCCCAGGTGGAGAGGGAGAACGCAGACATCATCAGGGAACAGATCCGCCTGAAAGCTGCTGAACACAGACAAACTGTCCTTGAATCTATAAA GACGGCAGGAGTTGTGTTTGGGGAGGGATTCAGAGCTTTCATCTCCGATGGGGACAAAGTCACAGCCACG GTTGCTGGGTTGACTCTGTTGGCAGCAGGAGTGTATTCTGCAAGGAATGCAACAGCTGTAGCAGGTCGCTTCATAGAGTCTCGTCTGGGGAAACCATCACTGGTCCGAGAGACCTCCAGAATAACTGTTGTGGAAGGCATCAAACACCCAATCACG ACAACCAAGCGTCTGAGAAGCAGACCTCAGGATGCCTTGGAGGGCGTGGTGCTCAGT GCCAATTTGGAGGAACGAGTAAGGGACATTGCCATCGCCACTCGTAACACCAGGCAGAACAAAGGCTTGTACAGAAACATCCTGATGTACGGACCCCCTGGAACTGGAAAAACACTCTTTGCTAAG AAACTGGCTCTCCATTCAGGGATGGACTATGCCATCATGACAGGTGGGGACGTGGCACCCTTGGGGCGCGATGGAGTCACTGCCATGCACAAGGTGTTTGACTGGGCCAGCACCAGCAGGCGAGG CGTCTTGCTCTTCGTGGATGAAGCCGATGCGTTCCTGCGTAAGCGATCCACA GAGAAAATCAGTGAGGACCTCAGAGCCACCCTGAATGCATTCCTCTACCGCACTGGGGAGCAGAGCAACAA GTTCATGCTGGTGCTTGCTAGTAACCAGCCAGAACAGTTCGACTGGGCCATTAATGACCGCATCGATGAGATCGTAAACTTTGGGTTACCTGGtcaagaagagagggaaagattGGTGCGCCTGTATTTCGACAAATTTGTGCTGGGTCCTGCCACTACGGGGAGACA GAGATTAAAGTTGGCTCAGTTCGACTATGGCCAGAAGTGTTCAGAAATTGCAGTGCGAGCAGAAGGCATGTCTGGTCGTGAAATCTCCAAACTTGGTGTGGCCTGGCAG GCTGCCGCATACTCCTCTGAAGATGGAGTTTTGACCGAAGCAATGATTGACTCAAGAGTTGAGGATGCCGTCAAGCAGCATGCACAGAAAATGGACTGGCTGCTTATGGAAGCAGGTGCGGGTGTCGGCAAGTTCGGTGTAATTGTCCCCAAGAAAATGGCTGCAGAAGTCACAGCCCAGGAAGCTGCTCCTCTTGCACCAACCGAAGATACAACACCAACTATACAACAAGTCCTTCCCCTCATCAATGTTGTGGGCAGCGCTGCCCAGGCAGAAGCAGCCGCTCTGCCTACAGAATTAGAGGCAGAAGCTATCCTTAAAGAAGCAGCCACTTTGGTTAAAGAAAGTGAAGCTATTGCTGTAGGAACTCCAGGCTTGCATGAAACCGTTGAAACCATTGTTGAAACAGCTTCTGCTTCCCCGTTGGTGCAAGAGGTTGAAGCCATTAAGGACCTAACTGAGGAGGTTGTTGGCACAGCTGTAGCTACAGACACTGTGGTCCCTGAGGGGAAAGATGTAGTAGCTGATGTTATAGGGACCGAAAGTGTACCTGCTTCTAGCGCCGAAGAGACCGTTGCTGTGAGTAAAGAGAAGCCCTCTGCTGATGTAGCTGTGCAAGAGACTGAGGCCATTGAAGCAGTCAAGGAGGAAAAGGATGTTCTAGCACACTCGGAAACGACAGTCGCTGCTGTTGCTCAGGAGGAGAAATTAGATGCCGTCGTCTCTAATGTTGTCCAGGAACAAGAGGCTACAGTCGTTGAAGTGTCCCAAGAGACTGTTGTCCAAGAAACTGAGTCCGCCACCGTTGCTGGTGTAGACTCTGAAGCCACTAAAGCTGCCGAGGACGTAGCAACTGATGCAACAAAGGTTGCAGAAGAAATCGCAAGCAACGTGGCTCAAGTGTCTGAGTCCCTGGCAAATATTGCCAAAGAGGCTGAAGTAATAGCGAGTGATGTGGCCAGGGTTGCTGATGCCGTAGCAACCGTCAGTGAGGAGATTGAGGCAGCAGTCACCAAGGAGGTCGAAGCGCTGGAAAGTTCGGATGTCAAGGACTCAAATGAGGTTTTGGGGGAAAGTGTGTCTGAAACATTAGAGATTACTAAAGAGGCCCAAGGGGTTGTGACAAATGTGATCAAGGAGTCCGAGATTCTTGCTACAGAGCTTGTTAAGGAGGTCGAACCTGTGATGGCTGAAACTGAAGCCAAGGAAGCTGAAGTAACATCTGCTGAAGTTTCCGAGGAAGCTGAAGTAACATCTGCAGAAGTTTCCAAGGAAGCTGAAGTCATAGCTGCAGAAGTTTCCAAAGAAGAGGCGAAGCCAGCAGCGGTCTCCAAGGAAGCCGAGGTAATGCCAGAAGAGGTAACCAAGGCAGCCGAAGTCACAACTGAAGAGGTAACCAAGGCAGCCAAAGTCACAACGGAAGAGGTAACCAAGGCAGCCGAAGTCACAACGGAAGAGGTTACCAAGGCAGCCGAAGTCACAACGGAAGAGGTAACCAAGGCAGCCGAAGTCACAACGGAAGAGGTTACCAAGGAAGCTGAAGTCCTGACAACCAAGGAGGCTGACACTGTCACTACAGAAGATGTGAAACTTACCGAGACTACTGAGGTTGGCGCCCAAACAAGTTCAGCCACTGAGAAATCGGCTGCATCTCAGACAAGCACTGAAGAAGTAGAAACTGAGAAGCCTGTTTCAAATGAACAAAGTAGGGACGACAAGGACAAACCCCAAGCCAAGCCTAGTCCAAAAAAATGA
- the LOC134865762 gene encoding succinate dehydrogenase [ubiquinone] iron-sulfur subunit, mitochondrial-like has translation MSVVSGILNRNVLAIRNSGMMVMVRHAQTAAAPAPEPRIKKFQIYRWDPDSAGNKPRMQTYEIDLNSCGPMVLDALIKIKNEIDPTLTFRRSCREGICGSCAMNINGGNTLACLNKIDTNTSKPTKIYPLPHMYVVKDLVPDMSNFYAQYKSIEPYLKKKDEAQEGKEQYFQSVEDRQKLDGLYECILCACCSTSCPSYWWNGDKYLGPAVLMQAYRWMIDSRDEFTEERLSKLQDPFSLYRCHTIMNCTKTCPKGLNPGKAIAEIKKMMATYKEKKAAAS, from the exons atGTCGGTGGTTAGTGGGATCCTAAATCGAAATGTTTTGGCTATTAGGAACTCTGGCATGATGGTG ATGGTACGGCATGCTCAGACGGCCGCAGCCCCTGCCCCCGAACCAAGGATCAAGAAGTTCCAGATTTACCGCTGGGACCCAGACAGTGCTGGAAACAAACCACGAATGCAGACATATGAAATAGATCTCAACAG CTGTGGTCCAATGGTTCTGGATGCCCTCATTAAGATCAAGAATGAGATTGATCCCACACTCACATTCAGACGATCCTGCCGTGAAG GTATCTGCGGTTCATGTGCCATGAACATAAATGGAGGCAACACACTAGCATGCCTTAACAAAATTGACACCAACACGAGCAAACCGACCAAAATCTACCCGCTGCCGCACATGTATGTGGTCAAAGATCTGGTGCCT GATATGAGCAACTTCTACGCACAGTACAAATCCATCGAGCCCTACCTGAAGAAGAAAGATGAAGCACAGGAAGGGAAGGAGCAGTATTTCCAGTCGGTGGAGGACAGGCAAAAACTG GACGGGCTGTATGAGTGCATCCTCTGTGCCTGCTGCAGCACCAGCTGTCCCAGCTACTGGTGGAATGGAGACAAATACCTGGGACCTGCTGTCCTAATGCAG GCATACCGGTGGATGATAGACTCCCGTGATGAATTCACTGAGGAGCGTCTGTCTAAGCTTCAGGACCCTTTCTCTCTCTACCGCTGCCATACTATCATGAACTGTACTAAGACGTGTCCaaag GGACTCAACCCAGGAAAGGCCATTGCAGAGATCAAGAAAATGATGGCGACCTACAAAGAGAAGAAAGCAGCAGCTTCATAA